Sequence from the Nocardia brasiliensis genome:
TTCTCGTGCGGGGGCGCGGCCCGGACAGGGGCGCCCGAATGTCTTGCGGGGGCGGCGCGCGGTGTCTGCCGTGAGCGGGTCGTACCGGGATGTGCCGGAGTCTGCCCGCGCGATGAGCACAGCGGCCGAAATGTTGTGTCCGAGTATGCCGCACGGCGTCGCCGCGCGCGTCGTGCGCACCCTGTCCAGGGCTTTTGCCCACGCCCGCCGGAACGGACGCGCAGGTGACCGCGGCCGGTACGCCGGCCCGCGCGCGATCGGCGGAGTGTCGAATGCGACCCGACGACAAACGGGGCGCTCGTTTGGTCTACGCTGCGTAGTACTCAGGCCATTCTCAGGCGGCGCACGCGCTCGACCGGGGAAGGCCTGACATGTGCTTAGAACGTATCGCCGGGGCGGTCGCAGCCCCGGCGGTGCAAATGTCGGAATGTGTGGCGACCAGGAAGGCGTGAGCGTGGCGCACAAGGCGAGCGAAGAGATCGGGGCACGACCCTCCCGGGGCCGGATCCTTCGGCGGGCCGGGCTGGCGGTGTCCCTCGGGATCACCGCGCTGCTCGTCTCGGGCTGCTCGATCGACAATGTTTGGCTGCGGTTCGGCTGGCCCTCGGGTGTCACGCCGCAGGCCACCCGGATGCGGGAGCTGTGGACCTGGTCGATCCTCGCCGCCCTGGTGATGGGTGTGATCGTGTGGGGACTGACGTTCTGGACCGTCGTCTTCCACCGCAAGAAGCCCGACTCCCCGGAGTTCCCCCGGCAGACCGGTTACAACGTGCCGCTGGAGCTGACCTACACGGCCGTGCCGTTCGTCATCATCGCGGTGCTGTTCTACTTCACCGTGGTCGTGCAGAACTACGTGCACGAGAAGGTGGCCGACCCGGACGTCACCGTCGACGTGACCGCCTTCCAGTGGAACTGGAAGTTCGGCTACCGCGACGTGAACTTCAAGGACGGCTACCGGTTCGAGGGCATCGACACCACGCGTGAGGCCGCGAACCAGGAGCAGCTCGAGGAGTACAAGGAGCGGACCAAGGACGGTCACCCGCAGCCGGGCCCGGTGCACGGCAAGCCGGAGAACGACATCCTGTCCTACCTGCACTACGACAAGGTCGAGACCTACGGCTCCAGCTCCGAGGTCCCGGTGCTGGTGCTGCCGACCAACAAGATCATCGAGTTCCAGCTGGCCGCCGCCGACGTGGTGCACGCCTTCTGGGTGCCCGAGTTCCTGTTCAAGCGCGACGTGATGCCGAACCCGAAGGAAAACCACTCGGACAACGTCTTCCAGATCACCAAGATCGAGAAGGAAGGCGCGTTCGTCGGCCGCTGCGCCGAGATGTGCGGCACCTTCCACTCGATGATGAACTTCGAGGTCCGCGCGGTCTCGCCGGAGAAGTTCACCAAGTACCTGGATGCGCGCCGGGCGGGCAAGACCAACGCCGAGGCGTTGGAGTCCATCGGTGAATCGCCGGTCGCCACCTCGACCCGGCCGTTCAACACCGAGCGCACGACCAAGACCGCGGCCGAGGCAAAGTAAGGGACTGATCTGACATGAAGATCGAAGCGCGCATATTCGAGTTGCTGACGCTGTTCTTCGCGATCACCGCGGTGATCTACGGCTACTTCACCGGCCAGTCCCGTACCGGCGTGGAGTGGGCGGGTACCACCGCGATCGTGTTGACCGCGGGTCTTTCGCTGATCATCGGCACCTACTTCCGATTCGTCGCACGTCGCCTCGACCTGCGCCCGGAAGACTACGAGGATGCCGAGATCGTGGACGGCGCAGGCGATCTGGGCTTCTTCTCGCCCGGTAGCTTCTGGCCCATCCTGCTCGCCGCGGCCGGCTCCGTGACCGCGCTCGGCCTGGCCTTCTTCCAGTTCTGGTTGATCGGCCTCGGCGTGGTCTGCGTCCTCGCCGCCGCCGCGGGTCTGGTGTTCGAGTACTACCTGGGCCCCGAAAAGCACTGAGCCCGTTCGACGAAGGCCCCCTCGGTTCGCCCGAGGGGGCTTTCCTCGTTTTCCAGGCGACCGCTGCCACTGAATTCTGTTGGTCGGTTGATCACCAGGTAATGGTGGCGTTGGGCTCTCGGCCGATGCCGCCACCATTACCTGGTGATCAACCGACCAGGAGTGCGGGGGTCAGCTGGGGAGTTCGGGCCGTGGCGGCGGGCTGGTGGGTCAGATGCCGAAGGCGTGCATCAGGCGGGCGGTGGAGCGGGGGGCGACGCCGGCCAGGGCATAGAGGGTGCGGGTGAAGCGGGGTTCTGCTTGGGGGGCTCGGGTGTGGATGGCCGTGGCGATGCGGTGCGACGTGTGGTCCGGGTCGTCGACTCGGCCCGGGGTGTAGTGGACCGGGGTGACCTGGATGCCCTGCGGGGACAGTTCGGCGTCGGCGCAGTCGCCGAAGGTGGTCCAGGCGGCTTGGGCACTGGCATAGGACGCGAAATTCGGTGCGGCGCCGACCTGCGGGCTCCACGGGCCGACGTTGAGCACGTGCCCGGAGCCGGAGCGCAGCATGGCGGGTAGCAGGCCAAGAGTGAGCCGCAGCGGGCCGAAATAGTTCGCGGCCATCGTCTGTTGGTAGTCGCGAAAGCGGTGCAGCGACTGGACCACCGGGCGCCGCACCGGGCGGCCCGCGTTGTTGATCAGCACGTCGACCGTGCCGAACTCGCTGAGCACCCAGGTGACGAGCTGATCGACGTCGCCGAGCGCCGCGATATCGCAGCGGCACCAGTGCGCCTCCCCGCCGTCGGCGCGGATCTGCTCGCAGAGGGTAACCAGCTGGTCCCCGCGCTTGGCCACCAGAAGTAGTTGCGCGCCGCGAGCGGCCAGGAGCTGCGCGGTGGCGCGGCCGAGATCGGAGCACGCGTCGGTGATCAGAACGCGGCGTCCCGCAAGCGATTCCGGCGGATGAGCACGCTTGCGTTCGATGAAACGGACCGGGGCAGTACGGAATTCGGGCATCGGCACAGCAACCTTCACACGCGAACGGCTGAACACACGCACGGCACCCCGCCGACAGTGCCGAGTCGCACTCCCACCGCAAACTCCCGGCGACATGTGCGACCGGTCACAGTATAGGGTTGCCAGCCGTTTGATGGACCCGATCGCTAGATTGCCCGCCCACCCGGAGCCCGCCCCCGGACTCCCCCATACAGCAGCACGCAGGACCGCCGGGCCGGGCGATTCAGGACGGCTGGAGTGCGGGTGATTCGGGATGGCTGGGCCGTGTGTGATTCGGGATGGCTGGGCCGTGGGTGGTTCGGGATGGCTGGGGGCCTGGGTGATTGGGATGGCCGGGCCGCTCGGGAATGTCCCGCCTGGCTTGCGCCGGTGGGGCGCTGGGGTCTGGCTGACCTCGGTAGCGCCCCGGTCCGGCTGACTCCGGTTGTGTTCGGGCCCTACTCCGGGGATTCGTAGCGCAGCGCGTTTTCCGAGCGGCAGATCTCGTCTATGCCGGAGACGATGTCGCGGAGGAGTTCGGAGGGGAGGGCGGCGGGGCGTAGGCGGCTGGTGAAGGTGATGAGGCCGTGGTCTTCGGGGGACAGGCCGCGGGTGGCGGCTTCGGAACGCAGGTAGCGCGAGCGCACTCCGTAGGTCATCGCGGAGATGACGGTGAAGCAGCCGGTGCGTTCGCGGTGTCCGGCGAACAGATCGTGCAGGCGGTAGAACACCGACGTGTAGCTCGACAGCGGCGCGAAAACGCCCACCCGGTAGGCGGGTCCACGCTCGGACGAACTGAGCGCCGTATCGGCGAGATACTCGGCGTCGCGCAGGGTCTGCACCTTCGGTGCGAAGAGCACCGCGCCCGCGGCCGCGTTGCGCAGCGGCATGCCCGCGGGGCCGGTCGCGGCGGAGGCGATGACGCCCAACGACTTTCGTGCCCGCGAACCGACCTCGCGGCGGGCCCGCACGGACCGGGTCGGCGTGGTCGGATGCAGCGTGGACCACTGACCGAACCGCACCGTGCCCAGTTGCAGCTGGCCGACGCCGCCGGGCCTGGTCACCTTCAGCGGCGCGGTATCCACCCAGCGGCCCACCTGCAGTGCCGCGTTGCCGGGCCGGGTGATCTCGGCGTAGGCGTGCTCGACGAAGGAGTCGAAGTCGAGGAACCGGTCCGCGTTGGTGGTGAGCCAGGTGCGGTCCTTGTCGATGTCGATCACGTCGAGGGTGAGCGCGGTGATGATGCCAGCGCGCCCACCGGCACCGAGGATGCGGTGGAAGCGCTCGGTGTGATGGGTGCGCCCGCAGGTGCCGATCCGCCCGTCGTTGTCGACGTACTCCAGATCGACGACCTGGTCGATGAACATGCCGTACTTGTGCGAGGCCGCGCTGACGCCGCCGACCGAGGCGAAGCCGCCCGCGGTGATGTCGCGGTGGTCGCCGACGATCGGCAGGCCGAGCCCGTGCGCGCCGAGGCGCCGATCGATGTCGGACAGCTTGGCCCCGGCCTGCACGCGCACCGTCCGCCGTCCGAGGTTGATGTCGAGCACCTGGTTCATCCGGCGCAGCGACACCACCGTCGGCTGGGCGGGCAGCGCGATGCCGTCGTCGATCTGCTCGCCGCCGCGCACGGTCAGCCGCTCCGCGCGGCCGCGTGAATCCCGAACCGTGCGAACGACATCCGCGGTATCGCGGGGTAGATATTCCTCGGCGGAGACAAACTGCGGCGTGCTCATGGCACGAAAGCTACTACAGCGCGGCCGCGGCCGCTCGTCCGATCTCGGGTGCTACCGCGCGGTTGGTGTGAGTTGCTTGCTGAACAGTACCGATCCCGTCGCGTCGCACAAATCGACCGTCAGCTCCCTTGACCTGCCGTCGATGCGCACCTCGCCGAAATGCTGGTACTCGTCGAGCGGGGAACTGTTCTGCACCGGCGGCGCGTGCACGAAAACGGCCTCCGGCCCAAAGGTTCCGTCCAGTGTGTTCGGGCCGAACGCGCCCGCGTTGAGCGGTCCGGAGACGAACTCCCAGAACTCGTCGAAGTCGGTGAACGCCGCGCGCTCCGGGGCATAGTGGTGCGCCGCGGTGTAGTGCACGTCGGCGGTCAACCACACCACGTCGGTCACGTTGTTCGCCTTGATCGCCGAGAGCACCTGGGCGATCTCGGTTTCCCGGCCCGCGGGCGCGCCCGGATCGCCGTTGGCCGGACCCTCGTAGGCGGTGGTGTTCGGTTGTTCACCGTCCTTGACGACGAGGCCGAGCGGGAGATCGTTCGCGACGATCTTCCACACCGCCGTCGAGTCGCGCAGACCCTCGATCAACCACTTCGTCTGGGCCGCACCGAAGATGTGTCCCTCGGGGCCGTCGTTCGAGTCGTTGGCGTCCTTGTAGGTGCGCATGTCGAGCACGAACACGTCCAGCAGCGGCCCGTAGGAGATCTTGCGGTAGAGGCGGCCGTCCACCGCTTCCTTCGGCTCCACCGGCATCCATTCGTGGAACGCCTGCCAGGCGCGGGTGGCCAAGGTGTCCATGCTGCGTTCGTTGTAGCCCTTGGCAGCGGGGACGAGCCCGCCCGGGTACCAGTTGTTGACCGTCTCGTGGTCGTCCCACTGCACCACCTGCGCGACCGAGGCGTTGAAGCGTAGGTAGTTCTGGTCGGTCAGGTTGTAGGCGTAGTTGCCACGGAACTGCTGCAGGGTCTGGGCGGGCGCGCTCTTCGCCTCGGTCACCGTGTTGCGCCAGATTCGCCCGTCGGGCAGCGTGACGGACTCCTTGACCGGATTGTCGGCGTAGACGCAGTCGCCGGAGTGCAGGAACAGGTGCGGGTCGCGGGCGGCCATCGTGGCGAAGATCTTCATGCCGCCGAGCTCGGGGTTGATGCCGTAACCCTGGCCGACCACGTCGCCGGACCACTGCAACCTGATGTCGGATTCGCCGGTCGGCACGGTGCGGAACACGCCGGTGACGGGTTCGGAGACGGCGCCGCTCTCGTTCCGCAGCGTCACCCGGTAGTGCACCTGCTGACCGGCGGGCAGCCCGTTGACGCGCACCCGCCCGGTGCCGTCGCTGGCCGGGGTGAGCAGCGGGCCGGTGAACTTCTTTGCGTCGGTGAAGGATTCGGTGGCCGCGGTTTCCACGATCAGCTGCGCGGGCTGGTCGGATCTGGCCCAGATCAGTGCGCCGTCGGTGCGCGGGTCACCCACCGCCACCCCGTGGGTCAGCACCGGACGCTGCCGCACCAACGCGGGTCCGTCGTTGGCCGCGCACGCGGTCAGCGCGGGGGCGGCCACCAGGCCGAGGGCGGAGGTGCGCAACAGGGTGCGCCGGGAGAAACCGAAGGTCGAACCACTCATAGGAGCACCCTGACCCAGCTACCCCAACGCAATGTGAACTCCGGGGTA
This genomic interval carries:
- a CDS encoding SDR family NAD(P)-dependent oxidoreductase, translated to MPEFRTAPVRFIERKRAHPPESLAGRRVLITDACSDLGRATAQLLAARGAQLLLVAKRGDQLVTLCEQIRADGGEAHWCRCDIAALGDVDQLVTWVLSEFGTVDVLINNAGRPVRRPVVQSLHRFRDYQQTMAANYFGPLRLTLGLLPAMLRSGSGHVLNVGPWSPQVGAAPNFASYASAQAAWTTFGDCADAELSPQGIQVTPVHYTPGRVDDPDHTSHRIATAIHTRAPQAEPRFTRTLYALAGVAPRSTARLMHAFGI
- a CDS encoding FAD-binding oxidoreductase, which codes for MSTPQFVSAEEYLPRDTADVVRTVRDSRGRAERLTVRGGEQIDDGIALPAQPTVVSLRRMNQVLDINLGRRTVRVQAGAKLSDIDRRLGAHGLGLPIVGDHRDITAGGFASVGGVSAASHKYGMFIDQVVDLEYVDNDGRIGTCGRTHHTERFHRILGAGGRAGIITALTLDVIDIDKDRTWLTTNADRFLDFDSFVEHAYAEITRPGNAALQVGRWVDTAPLKVTRPGGVGQLQLGTVRFGQWSTLHPTTPTRSVRARREVGSRARKSLGVIASAATGPAGMPLRNAAAGAVLFAPKVQTLRDAEYLADTALSSSERGPAYRVGVFAPLSSYTSVFYRLHDLFAGHRERTGCFTVISAMTYGVRSRYLRSEAATRGLSPEDHGLITFTSRLRPAALPSELLRDIVSGIDEICRSENALRYESPE
- a CDS encoding cytochrome c oxidase subunit 4, which gives rise to MKIEARIFELLTLFFAITAVIYGYFTGQSRTGVEWAGTTAIVLTAGLSLIIGTYFRFVARRLDLRPEDYEDAEIVDGAGDLGFFSPGSFWPILLAAAGSVTALGLAFFQFWLIGLGVVCVLAAAAGLVFEYYLGPEKH
- a CDS encoding alkaline phosphatase D family protein gives rise to the protein MSGSTFGFSRRTLLRTSALGLVAAPALTACAANDGPALVRQRPVLTHGVAVGDPRTDGALIWARSDQPAQLIVETAATESFTDAKKFTGPLLTPASDGTGRVRVNGLPAGQQVHYRVTLRNESGAVSEPVTGVFRTVPTGESDIRLQWSGDVVGQGYGINPELGGMKIFATMAARDPHLFLHSGDCVYADNPVKESVTLPDGRIWRNTVTEAKSAPAQTLQQFRGNYAYNLTDQNYLRFNASVAQVVQWDDHETVNNWYPGGLVPAAKGYNERSMDTLATRAWQAFHEWMPVEPKEAVDGRLYRKISYGPLLDVFVLDMRTYKDANDSNDGPEGHIFGAAQTKWLIEGLRDSTAVWKIVANDLPLGLVVKDGEQPNTTAYEGPANGDPGAPAGRETEIAQVLSAIKANNVTDVVWLTADVHYTAAHHYAPERAAFTDFDEFWEFVSGPLNAGAFGPNTLDGTFGPEAVFVHAPPVQNSSPLDEYQHFGEVRIDGRSRELTVDLCDATGSVLFSKQLTPTAR
- the ctaC gene encoding aa3-type cytochrome oxidase subunit II gives rise to the protein MAHKASEEIGARPSRGRILRRAGLAVSLGITALLVSGCSIDNVWLRFGWPSGVTPQATRMRELWTWSILAALVMGVIVWGLTFWTVVFHRKKPDSPEFPRQTGYNVPLELTYTAVPFVIIAVLFYFTVVVQNYVHEKVADPDVTVDVTAFQWNWKFGYRDVNFKDGYRFEGIDTTREAANQEQLEEYKERTKDGHPQPGPVHGKPENDILSYLHYDKVETYGSSSEVPVLVLPTNKIIEFQLAAADVVHAFWVPEFLFKRDVMPNPKENHSDNVFQITKIEKEGAFVGRCAEMCGTFHSMMNFEVRAVSPEKFTKYLDARRAGKTNAEALESIGESPVATSTRPFNTERTTKTAAEAK